A stretch of the Nicotiana tabacum cultivar K326 chromosome 6, ASM71507v2, whole genome shotgun sequence genome encodes the following:
- the LOC107801888 gene encoding uncharacterized protein LOC107801888, whose product MAEVPEKGQAGSMVIIWDASIVRVHDFLRRIQEIHATIEVSLGGCLVAVGSHIGSSTGGYGEVFGGFDFGERNDGGTSLLDFASAFELVIVNSIFLKREEHLVTFLSMVAKTQIDYLLFRRYDRGLCEDCKVIPSENLTTQHRLLVMDVGILMKRKKRFVWGQSRIRWEALSKDNVQELEGRLTTMGAWKSGGDVSAIGRQWRTVNGRQRKSCWEF is encoded by the exons ATGGCTGAGGTCCCAGAGAAGGGTCAAGCTGGGAGTATGGTTATTATATGGGATGCTAGCATAGTGAGAGTCCATGATTTTTTAAGGAGGATCCAAGAGATCCACGCCACTATAGAG GTATCACTTGGTGGTTGTTTGGTGGCGGTAGGGAG TCATATTGGGTCGTCTACTGGTGGCTATGGTGAGGTGTTCGGTGGCTTCGACTTTGGTGAGAGGAACGATGGTGGTACCTCACTATTAGATTTCGCTAGCGCTTTTGAGTTGGTAATCGTGAACTCTATATTTCTGAAGAGGGAGGAACATTTGGTTACTTTCCTGAGTATGGTGgctaagactcagattgactatctcctcttCAGAAGGTATGATAGGGggttgtgcgaggattgcaaGGTGATCCCGAGTGAGAACCTCACAACTCAACATAGGCTCCTGGTGATGGACGTGGGTATCttgatgaagaggaagaagaggtttGTATGGGGTCAGTCGAGAATCAGGTGGGAAGCATTGTCTAAGGATAATGTACAGGAGTTGGAGGGGCGGTTGACAACTATGGGTGCCTGGAAGAGTGGTGGGGATGTTAGTGCTATTGGACGGCAATGGCGGACTGTAAATGGGAGGCAGCGAAAGAGCTGTTGGGAGTTTTGA